One stretch of Tenacibaculum sp. MAR_2010_89 DNA includes these proteins:
- a CDS encoding TIGR03643 family protein: MKNINLDNDINRIIEMAWEDRTTFDAIKFQFNLKEQDVIVLMRKTLKPSSFKLWRKRVQGRKTKHEAKRTYDLGRFKCSRQRSISNNKISKR, encoded by the coding sequence GTGAAGAATATCAATTTAGATAACGATATAAATAGAATTATAGAGATGGCTTGGGAAGATAGAACCACATTTGATGCTATTAAATTCCAATTCAATTTAAAAGAACAAGATGTAATAGTTTTAATGAGGAAAACCTTAAAGCCTTCAAGCTTTAAATTATGGAGAAAACGAGTACAAGGAAGGAAAACTAAACATGAAGCTAAGCGTACTTATGATTTAGGTCGGTTTAAGTGTTCAAGGCAACGCAGTATTAGTAATAATAAGATATCAAAAAGATAA
- a CDS encoding 6-carboxytetrahydropterin synthase, with protein sequence MNKIAITRKEHFNAAHRLHNKHWSKEKNEEVFGKCNNPNYHGHNYDLEVTVIGHINVDTGYVIDTKILSSIIKEKVLEPFDHKNLNLDVPLFKNKNPTVENIAVVIYDEIIKEISNDLELKIKLYETPRNFVEYPYK encoded by the coding sequence ATGAATAAAATAGCGATAACAAGGAAAGAACACTTTAATGCAGCGCATAGGTTACATAATAAACATTGGAGCAAAGAAAAAAATGAAGAAGTTTTTGGTAAGTGTAATAACCCCAATTATCATGGACATAATTATGATTTAGAAGTTACAGTTATAGGTCATATTAATGTAGATACTGGGTATGTTATTGACACCAAAATATTGTCAAGTATTATTAAGGAGAAAGTATTAGAGCCATTTGATCATAAAAATTTAAACCTAGATGTTCCTTTATTTAAAAATAAAAACCCAACAGTAGAAAATATTGCAGTAGTAATATATGATGAAATAATAAAAGAAATTTCCAATGATTTGGAATTAAAAATTAAACTTTATGAAACACCAAGAAACTTTGTTGAATACCCTTATAAATAA
- the folE gene encoding GTP cyclohydrolase I FolE codes for MKHQETLLNTLINKNSLNDFSIEDIGDDHLYTGIDTPLKNDAFSLSDNEKKEKIASLFSQIMDVMGLDLTDDSLNGTPKRVAKMYIDEIFSGLNPKNKPKIALFENKYRYNQMLIEKDIQFYSNCEHHFVPIIGKAHVAYVSSGKVIGLSKLNRIVQYYAKRPQVQERLTNQIATDLQAILNTKNVAVIIDAKHLCVSSRGVKDDSSSTITCFYGGVFNTKEKIVELQNYIK; via the coding sequence ATGAAACACCAAGAAACTTTGTTGAATACCCTTATAAATAAAAATTCATTAAATGATTTTTCAATAGAAGATATAGGAGACGATCATTTATATACAGGAATAGATACACCTTTAAAAAATGATGCATTTTCATTATCTGATAATGAGAAAAAGGAAAAAATAGCTAGTCTTTTTTCTCAAATAATGGATGTTATGGGGTTAGATTTAACTGATGACTCATTAAATGGAACACCTAAGCGAGTAGCTAAAATGTATATAGATGAAATTTTTTCTGGTTTAAACCCTAAAAATAAACCTAAAATAGCCTTGTTTGAGAATAAATATAGGTACAATCAGATGTTAATTGAAAAAGACATTCAATTTTATTCTAATTGTGAACATCATTTTGTACCAATAATAGGTAAAGCTCATGTTGCGTATGTTTCCTCAGGAAAAGTTATTGGGCTATCTAAGTTAAATAGAATAGTGCAATATTATGCAAAACGACCTCAAGTACAAGAACGTTTAACAAATCAAATAGCAACAGATTTGCAGGCTATTTTAAATACTAAAAATGTAGCTGTTATTATTGATGCGAAACATTTATGTGTATCATCTAGAGGTGTAAAAGATGATTCATCCTCAACAATTACCTGTTTTTATGGAGGAGTTTTTAATACAAAAGAAAAAATAGTTGAATTACAAAATTATATAAAATGA
- a CDS encoding SDR family NAD(P)-dependent oxidoreductase, translating into MKTVLVVGGSKGIGKAIVDKLKNTCNIIIMSRSKVDISDNVIQYSLDVLADDLPDIEKIDGLVYCPGSINLKSLTRLKIEDFQNDFNINVLGAVKVIKKYEKSLVSNQASVVLFSTVATKLGMPFHASIAVSKAGVEGLAKSLAAEYATKIRFNVIAPTVTDTPLAARLLRNDKQKETMKERHPLKDYLDPKEVAALANYLLSDESKSISGQVFPIDAGIISLKL; encoded by the coding sequence ATGAAAACAGTTCTTGTAGTTGGAGGAAGTAAAGGTATTGGAAAAGCAATAGTTGATAAATTGAAGAATACTTGTAATATTATAATTATGAGTCGTTCTAAAGTTGATATTAGTGATAATGTGATTCAGTATTCATTAGATGTTTTAGCAGATGACTTACCAGATATTGAAAAAATTGATGGATTAGTATATTGTCCTGGTAGTATAAACTTGAAATCACTTACTCGCCTTAAAATAGAAGACTTTCAAAATGATTTTAATATTAATGTTTTAGGAGCTGTCAAAGTTATAAAAAAATACGAAAAATCATTAGTTAGTAACCAAGCAAGTGTTGTACTATTTAGTACTGTAGCAACGAAACTTGGAATGCCTTTTCATGCAAGTATTGCTGTTAGCAAGGCAGGAGTTGAAGGTTTGGCTAAATCTTTAGCTGCTGAATATGCTACAAAAATTAGATTTAATGTAATTGCTCCAACTGTTACAGATACACCTTTAGCAGCTCGTTTATTGAGAAATGATAAACAAAAAGAGACAATGAAAGAACGTCATCCTTTAAAGGATTATTTAGATCCTAAAGAAGTAGCTGCTTTGGCTAACTATTTATTGTCTGATGAATCTAAATCTATTTCAGGTCAAGTGTTTCCTATAGATGCTGGTATAATAAGTTTAAAGCTTTAA
- a CDS encoding CIA30 family protein yields MKKLILLCAFMLFNNEITIVDFKKSIKVNEWYQTNDSVMGGISTSNMIINDSGVGIFKGSVSIENNGGFAMTRLSVDVNLKKSSKNVILRVKGDGKKYQFRIKSRKYQRYWYVQSFQTSNEMEEIVIPLNSFYASFRGYKLNIDNFSESTIKEIAVLIGNKKNEEFKLTIEKISIN; encoded by the coding sequence ATGAAAAAATTAATTTTATTGTGTGCTTTTATGTTATTTAATAATGAAATTACAATTGTTGATTTTAAAAAATCAATTAAAGTAAATGAGTGGTACCAAACTAATGATAGCGTAATGGGAGGGATATCTACTTCTAATATGATTATTAATGATAGTGGTGTAGGTATTTTTAAAGGAAGTGTTTCTATTGAAAATAATGGAGGTTTTGCAATGACTCGATTATCAGTAGATGTAAATTTAAAAAAGTCTTCTAAAAATGTTATCTTAAGAGTAAAAGGAGATGGAAAAAAATATCAGTTTAGAATAAAATCAAGAAAATATCAAAGATATTGGTACGTTCAATCGTTTCAAACTTCAAACGAAATGGAAGAAATTGTGATTCCTTTAAATAGCTTTTATGCGTCTTTTAGAGGATATAAATTGAACATTGATAATTTTTCTGAATCAACAATAAAAGAAATAGCTGTATTAATAGGAAATAAGAAAAATGAAGAATTTAAATTAACCATAGAAAAAATTAGTATAAATTAA
- a CDS encoding glutathione peroxidase, translating to MSIFSSSVKAQTLEPKTSVYDIKINDINNKPIDLGIYKGKKILFVNVASKCGFTNQYKGLQELYNTHKENLMIIGIPCNQFGGQEPGNSSEIQSFCELNYGVSFLMTEKINVKGEKQHPLYTWLTKKSFNGKSNSSVKWNFQKYLIDENGRFIDYFYSTTSPTSSKIKKHLI from the coding sequence ATGTCAATTTTTAGTTCATCAGTAAAAGCACAAACGTTAGAACCAAAAACTTCGGTTTATGACATTAAAATAAACGATATAAATAACAAGCCTATTGATTTAGGTATATACAAAGGAAAGAAAATATTATTTGTAAATGTAGCATCAAAATGTGGATTTACAAATCAATATAAAGGTCTACAAGAGCTATATAATACACATAAAGAGAATTTAATGATTATAGGAATACCTTGTAATCAATTTGGAGGTCAAGAACCTGGAAATTCTTCAGAAATTCAATCCTTTTGTGAACTTAATTATGGAGTAAGTTTTCTCATGACTGAAAAAATAAATGTAAAAGGAGAAAAGCAACATCCTTTATATACTTGGTTAACCAAGAAATCTTTTAATGGTAAATCTAATTCATCTGTAAAATGGAATTTTCAAAAATATTTAATAGATGAGAATGGAAGGTTTATTGATTATTTTTATTCAACAACAAGTCCTACAAGTTCAAAAATAAAAAAACACTTAATATAG
- a CDS encoding DUF2452 domain-containing protein — translation MSKKPDNIVFNEEINTYDAYLKPYATNLSSPVIKITDSISWKKQNIYKANNQFKAEYDELKKAYQSLMNKYQYNDIVYNAKFSFEPIVGKEYHLYRRKGDDLFLSILTPNECNFNFVGSFRLTPDKIWQKTA, via the coding sequence GTGAGTAAAAAGCCAGATAATATTGTATTCAATGAAGAAATAAATACGTACGATGCGTATTTAAAGCCTTATGCTACAAACCTATCTTCTCCAGTTATTAAAATTACTGATAGTATAAGTTGGAAAAAGCAAAACATTTATAAGGCAAACAATCAATTCAAAGCCGAATATGACGAATTAAAAAAAGCATATCAATCATTGATGAACAAATATCAATACAATGATATTGTATATAATGCAAAATTTAGTTTTGAACCTATTGTAGGAAAAGAGTATCATTTGTATAGAAGGAAAGGAGATGATCTTTTTTTATCAATATTAACTCCAAATGAATGTAATTTTAATTTTGTTGGTAGCTTTAGATTAACTCCAGACAAAATATGGCAAAAAACCGCGTAA
- a CDS encoding SRPBCC family protein: MLEFKEHSGIYTLETEQVLNVSLKEAWNFFSSPENLEKITPSHMGFQITSSVDKKAYAGQIITYKVGILPGIKQNWVTEITQVKEQDFFIDEQRFGPYKMWHHEHWFKELPNGKTVMNDKISYKIPFGFLGVIAQKIFIKKQLTTIFEHRFKTLETLFNEQ, from the coding sequence ATGTTAGAATTTAAAGAGCACTCCGGAATATATACATTAGAAACTGAACAAGTTTTAAATGTAAGTTTAAAAGAAGCATGGAATTTTTTTAGTTCTCCAGAAAACTTAGAAAAAATTACACCTTCACATATGGGGTTTCAAATTACTTCATCTGTAGATAAAAAAGCATATGCTGGTCAAATAATTACATATAAAGTAGGAATTTTACCAGGTATAAAACAAAATTGGGTAACTGAAATAACACAAGTAAAAGAACAAGATTTTTTTATTGATGAGCAGCGCTTCGGTCCTTATAAAATGTGGCATCATGAACATTGGTTTAAAGAATTACCTAATGGTAAAACAGTAATGAATGATAAAATATCGTATAAAATACCTTTTGGTTTTTTAGGAGTAATTGCTCAGAAAATATTTATTAAAAAACAATTAACTACTATTTTTGAACATCGTTTTAAAACATTAGAGACATTATTTAATGAACAATAA
- a CDS encoding deoxyribodipyrimidine photo-lyase: protein MNNKISIHWFRRDLRLDDNTSLYHALKAEKLVLPIFIFDDEILDKLPKDDARITFIYNSLKEIQLKLNALGSSIQIKKGDPFLVWKELIKEYDIESVFFNKDYEPYALKRDQKVTDLLELNNIKVNTYKDQVIFEEHEVLKKDNTPYTVYTPYKNQWLTKFDTKNNTKYFDCNEYYKNYLSIKITFPSIESLGFTISNIKVKPYSIDNLSNYEEVRDYPFIQGTSNLSPYLRFGQISIRKMVIHALKINSTFLSELIWREFFMQILYHFPKVVTQNFKSKYDAIPWRNNKEEFEKWCKGETGYPMVDAGMRELNATGYMHNRVRMITAGFLCKHLLIDWRWGEAYFASKLLDYELASNNGNWQWAAGTGCDAAPYFRVFNPETQLKKFDKELIYINKWIIDFNELTYPNTIVEHKFARERAISTYKNAL, encoded by the coding sequence ATGAACAATAAAATTTCTATTCATTGGTTTCGAAGAGATTTGAGACTCGATGATAATACCTCTTTATATCATGCTTTGAAAGCTGAAAAATTAGTATTGCCTATATTTATTTTTGATGATGAGATTTTAGATAAATTACCTAAAGATGATGCTAGAATAACTTTTATATATAATTCCTTAAAAGAAATTCAGCTAAAATTAAATGCTTTGGGAAGCTCTATTCAAATAAAGAAAGGTGATCCATTTTTAGTTTGGAAAGAATTAATAAAGGAATATGACATTGAAAGCGTTTTTTTTAATAAAGACTATGAACCTTATGCGCTTAAAAGAGATCAAAAAGTAACTGATTTATTAGAGCTAAACAATATTAAAGTTAATACGTATAAAGATCAAGTTATCTTTGAAGAACATGAAGTTCTTAAAAAAGATAATACTCCTTATACTGTTTATACTCCTTATAAAAATCAATGGTTAACAAAATTCGACACAAAAAATAATACTAAATATTTTGATTGCAATGAATATTATAAAAATTATTTATCAATTAAAATTACTTTTCCAAGTATTGAAAGCTTGGGTTTTACTATAAGTAATATCAAAGTAAAACCATACTCTATAGATAACTTATCTAATTATGAAGAAGTAAGAGATTATCCTTTTATACAAGGAACTTCTAATTTATCACCTTATTTGAGATTTGGTCAGATTAGTATTCGTAAAATGGTTATTCATGCTTTAAAAATTAATAGTACTTTTTTAAGTGAATTAATTTGGCGAGAGTTTTTTATGCAAATCTTATATCATTTTCCTAAGGTGGTTACTCAAAATTTTAAATCGAAATATGATGCTATTCCATGGAGGAATAATAAAGAAGAATTTGAAAAATGGTGTAAAGGAGAAACTGGATATCCTATGGTAGATGCAGGCATGAGAGAATTGAATGCCACTGGTTATATGCATAATAGGGTTCGCATGATTACTGCAGGTTTTCTATGTAAGCATTTGTTAATTGATTGGAGATGGGGAGAGGCGTATTTTGCTTCAAAGTTATTAGACTATGAATTAGCATCAAATAATGGTAATTGGCAATGGGCTGCTGGTACTGGTTGTGATGCTGCACCTTATTTTAGAGTTTTCAATCCGGAAACACAATTAAAAAAGTTTGATAAAGAGTTAATTTATATTAATAAGTGGATTATTGATTTCAATGAATTAACGTATCCAAATACTATAGTAGAACATAAATTTGCTAGAGAAAGAGCTATAAGTACGTATAAGAACGCACTATAA
- a CDS encoding pyridoxal-dependent decarboxylase, whose product MTLDETPVLVDSSLYEGILSDESFGKIEEYTISINNVLKEFYKRKTFYKGDNITAIKQHKIDAKIDDKTYTFKEALESLNELYIDNAISFHSPNYVAHLNCPVVIPSILAETIASTINTAVETWDQSTSATFIEQEVIRWICNEFSMPINSDGIFTSGGTQSNFMALLMARDNYAFANYGVNLKQQGWFNEVSKFRIFCSEKSHFSIKKNAALLGMGYDSVIAIKTDSEMKMDANELVLAIEKVKQEGNIPIAVVATLGTTDYGSFDPLETISIIAEEHNMWLHADGAYGGCFVLTDTHKHYFENMKSVDSITIDFHKTMFQPVSCSAYLVKNKEHFKYVSYYADYLNPLEDKDPERPNLIEKSIQTTRRFDALKVWFTLKTLGVKTIASYLEKVHFLAVTIYHEIKKDILFETVHVPELSTIVFRYKVLNETDNKVHDATNLYIKNTLFKSGSASIASTKLQGNIYLKFTLLNPMNSVKNLREILNMIKQKGEEYSINN is encoded by the coding sequence ATGACACTAGACGAAACCCCCGTACTCGTTGATTCATCACTTTATGAAGGAATATTAAGTGATGAGTCATTTGGGAAAATAGAAGAATACACTATATCAATAAACAATGTTTTAAAAGAATTTTATAAAAGAAAAACTTTTTACAAAGGGGATAATATAACAGCAATCAAGCAACATAAAATAGATGCTAAGATTGACGATAAAACATATACATTTAAAGAAGCATTAGAATCTCTTAACGAACTTTATATAGATAATGCAATATCATTTCATAGTCCCAATTATGTAGCCCATTTAAACTGCCCTGTAGTTATTCCTTCAATATTAGCAGAAACTATTGCATCAACTATAAATACAGCAGTTGAAACTTGGGATCAAAGTACCTCAGCAACATTTATAGAACAAGAAGTTATTCGTTGGATATGTAATGAGTTTTCAATGCCAATTAACTCTGATGGTATTTTTACCAGTGGAGGAACGCAATCAAATTTTATGGCTTTATTAATGGCAAGAGATAACTATGCTTTTGCAAATTATGGAGTTAACTTAAAACAGCAAGGTTGGTTTAATGAAGTAAGTAAGTTTAGGATTTTTTGCTCAGAAAAATCTCATTTTAGCATTAAAAAGAATGCAGCTTTATTGGGAATGGGATATGATTCAGTTATCGCAATAAAAACTGATAGTGAAATGAAAATGGATGCTAATGAATTAGTATTAGCAATTGAAAAAGTTAAACAAGAAGGTAATATTCCAATTGCTGTAGTTGCTACTTTAGGTACAACAGATTATGGAAGTTTTGACCCGTTAGAAACAATTTCAATTATAGCAGAAGAGCATAATATGTGGTTGCATGCTGATGGTGCTTATGGTGGGTGTTTTGTGTTAACTGATACTCATAAACATTATTTTGAAAATATGAAGTCAGTAGATTCTATAACTATTGATTTTCATAAAACTATGTTTCAACCTGTTTCTTGTAGTGCTTATCTTGTTAAAAACAAAGAGCATTTTAAATATGTGTCATATTATGCTGATTATTTAAACCCACTAGAAGATAAAGACCCTGAACGACCAAACCTGATAGAGAAGTCTATTCAAACTACAAGAAGATTTGATGCTTTAAAAGTTTGGTTTACATTAAAAACATTGGGAGTAAAAACCATAGCTTCATATTTAGAAAAAGTACATTTTTTAGCAGTTACTATTTATCATGAAATAAAGAAAGATATACTATTTGAAACTGTTCATGTACCTGAGTTAAGCACAATTGTATTTAGATATAAAGTATTAAATGAAACTGATAATAAAGTGCATGATGCTACAAACTTATACATCAAAAACACATTATTTAAATCAGGTAGTGCTTCAATAGCAAGTACAAAACTACAGGGGAATATTTATTTAAAGTTTACGCTATTAAACCCTATGAATTCAGTTAAAAATCTCCGTGAAATTTTAAATATGATCAAACAAAAAGGAGAAGAATATTCAATAAATAATTAA
- a CDS encoding lysine N(6)-hydroxylase/L-ornithine N(5)-oxygenase family protein codes for MKEILDFIAVGVGPFNLGLACLTDPIDGVEGIFLDKQERFDWHPGMMLQSTTLQIPFMADLVTLADPTSPFSFLNYSKEQGRIYSFYIRENFLLLRNEYNKYCQWAINKLPNIYFNTEVKNIHFNEEEEVYVVTSQCTKTDEIKTYKAKKIVLGTGTQPYIPNCAKKLKDRATHSSKYLNHKDELQTKKSITVVGGGQSAAEIFYDLLQDIDTKGYELNWITRSPRFFPLEYSKLTLEMTSPEYVDYFYNLPSEKRDDLIKNQKHLYKGINQDLINDIHDLLYTKRSYSEKPLKVSLRTNTELKNTIVKENQTLLELHQVEQDKYLKINTEGLVLSTGYYYKLPEFIEGISNRLEWDNKGRYDVHRNYSIDKNHNEIFVQNVELYTHGFVTPDLGMACYRNSYIIKEITGKEYYPVETSIAFQQFGVHEEEEIEKPLNVVVE; via the coding sequence ATGAAAGAAATATTAGATTTTATAGCAGTTGGTGTTGGCCCATTTAATTTAGGTTTAGCTTGTTTAACTGATCCAATTGATGGAGTAGAAGGGATTTTTTTAGATAAACAAGAGAGATTTGATTGGCATCCTGGTATGATGTTACAAAGTACCACGTTACAAATTCCTTTCATGGCAGATTTAGTAACATTAGCAGATCCAACAAGTCCATTTAGTTTTTTGAATTATAGTAAAGAACAAGGAAGAATATACTCATTTTACATTCGTGAAAACTTTTTGCTATTAAGAAATGAGTATAATAAGTATTGTCAATGGGCAATAAATAAATTACCTAATATTTATTTTAATACTGAGGTAAAGAATATTCATTTTAACGAAGAAGAAGAAGTTTATGTAGTTACAAGTCAATGTACTAAAACAGATGAAATTAAAACTTATAAAGCTAAGAAAATTGTTTTAGGAACTGGTACGCAACCATACATTCCTAACTGTGCTAAAAAATTAAAAGATAGAGCTACACATTCATCAAAATATTTGAATCATAAAGATGAATTGCAAACTAAAAAATCAATTACAGTAGTAGGAGGTGGACAAAGTGCTGCAGAAATATTTTATGATTTATTACAGGATATAGATACTAAAGGATATGAATTGAACTGGATAACAAGATCTCCAAGATTTTTTCCATTAGAGTATTCTAAACTTACTTTAGAGATGACTTCTCCTGAATATGTTGATTATTTCTACAATTTACCATCAGAGAAAAGAGATGATTTGATTAAAAATCAAAAGCATTTATACAAAGGTATAAATCAAGATTTGATTAATGATATTCATGATTTATTATATACTAAAAGATCGTATTCTGAAAAACCTTTAAAGGTATCACTAAGAACTAATACCGAGCTTAAAAACACAATTGTAAAAGAAAATCAAACTCTTTTAGAGTTACATCAAGTAGAGCAGGATAAATATCTTAAAATTAACACAGAAGGTCTGGTTTTGTCAACAGGGTATTATTACAAGTTACCAGAGTTTATAGAAGGTATTTCAAATAGATTAGAATGGGATAATAAGGGGCGTTATGATGTACATAGAAATTATAGTATAGATAAAAACCATAATGAGATTTTTGTGCAAAACGTTGAGCTATATACTCATGGTTTTGTTACTCCAGATTTAGGTATGGCTTGCTATAGAAATTCATATATAATAAAAGAGATAACAGGCAAAGAATATTACCCAGTTGAAACAAGTATCGCTTTTCAACAGTTCGGTGTACATGAAGAGGAGGAAATAGAAAAACCGTTAAATGTAGTAGTCGAATGA
- a CDS encoding MFS transporter, with protein sequence MKLKSFLILMTFIAVVSDYLLHPFYPQFFAIRFGMTNPENVGFYFAAICFMVMIAFPFWAYISKKVAELKILIYTQAIAGVLALYCYWTSSYISFWIVSLIMVLFKGSYLLVYPYILKIIKKEEHVSTIGLLSVIVHLGGILGAVIGGFTVDYIDPSSIFLIMALGDFIQMLMSAYLLKSKKFNTTVIISAENKKEKNSLSNGLILKIGLLTLILYFSDFIIRPFFSMYWESFSNYDSKLISGTIYAIPGFVALIALWISNKQKSNGYEGIIMALLIGLVGLFLQGIPLDSVVIVGRIIYGWAIFQGVVKFDVLLFEMSTPESYALDYSKVHFFQNLGVLVASLSVGLVVENFGLRLPFIIALSGFIVTIVLYIFIFKLVSVPKNIVKAS encoded by the coding sequence ATGAAGTTGAAATCATTTTTAATTCTAATGACGTTTATAGCGGTAGTAAGTGATTATTTATTACACCCATTTTATCCTCAGTTTTTTGCTATTCGTTTCGGAATGACCAATCCAGAAAATGTAGGTTTTTATTTTGCTGCAATTTGTTTTATGGTAATGATAGCGTTTCCTTTTTGGGCATATATATCAAAAAAAGTAGCTGAGCTTAAAATATTAATTTATACACAAGCTATAGCTGGTGTTTTAGCACTTTATTGTTATTGGACGAGTTCTTATATAAGTTTTTGGATAGTGTCATTAATAATGGTTTTATTTAAAGGTAGCTATTTATTAGTATATCCATATATACTTAAAATAATTAAAAAGGAAGAGCATGTATCAACTATTGGTTTATTATCTGTAATTGTTCACTTGGGCGGAATCCTAGGAGCCGTAATTGGAGGTTTTACAGTTGATTATATTGATCCTAGTTCAATATTTTTAATTATGGCACTTGGTGATTTTATTCAAATGTTGATGAGCGCTTATTTATTAAAAAGTAAAAAGTTTAATACTACTGTTATAATTTCAGCTGAGAATAAAAAAGAAAAAAACTCACTATCAAATGGATTGATATTAAAAATTGGGTTGCTAACGTTGATTCTTTATTTCAGTGATTTTATAATACGACCATTCTTTTCAATGTATTGGGAAAGTTTTTCTAATTATGATTCAAAATTAATATCAGGTACAATTTATGCCATACCAGGGTTTGTAGCATTAATAGCATTATGGATTAGTAATAAGCAAAAATCGAATGGATATGAAGGCATTATAATGGCTTTACTTATAGGTTTAGTAGGTTTGTTTTTACAAGGAATACCATTAGATAGTGTAGTTATTGTAGGAAGAATTATTTACGGATGGGCTATTTTTCAAGGAGTAGTAAAATTTGATGTTTTATTATTTGAAATGAGTACTCCCGAATCGTATGCATTAGATTATAGTAAGGTTCATTTTTTTCAAAATTTAGGAGTTTTAGTGGCGTCATTAAGTGTTGGTTTAGTTGTTGAAAACTTCGGATTACGCTTACCTTTTATAATTGCTTTGTCTGGTTTTATAGTAACAATTGTGTTATACATTTTCATTTTTAAATTAGTTTCTGTACCCAAAAACATTGTTAAAGCTTCTTAA